From Penicillium digitatum chromosome 5, complete sequence, one genomic window encodes:
- a CDS encoding DASH complex, subunit Duo1 — protein MAFRTTAEEIERLQLSDDDTEDLWNSPSKKGPHKKINLSTSNEKTTPEPRASNDGEDPFFDQQEAREAALRTELQGVRNINEVIEGLLGSLDSAKGNMETVSQTVTSASTLLNTWTRILSQTEHNQRLILNPNWQGATQDVVDIENQAIQRQQAAERREQALQQQREAAARKAEEIEKRRAQVTRGTRGTRGTTRGTVRTMGLGRIPSVSTTRPAIRGSTTTTQRPASGIARGSGISRGRGKI, from the exons ATGGCCTTCCGCACCACAGCAGAAGAGATAGAGAGGCTTCAGCTATCCGACGATGATACAGAAGACCTCTGGAACTCCCCATCCAAAAAAGGGCCCCACAAAAAGATCAATCTAAGTACCTCCAACGAGAAGACTACCCCAGAACCTCGAGCTTCCAATGATGGCGAGGATCCTTTCTTTGATCAACAGGAGGCCCGAGAGGCTGCCCTCCGGACAGAATTACAAGGTGTGCGGAATATCAACGAAGTGATAGAAGGACTTCTGGGAAGTTTAGACTCCGCCAAAGGGAACATGGAG ACAGTCTCACAAACTGTTACCTCGGCCTCGACGCTCCTCAACACATGGACTCGCATTCTCTCCCAGACCGAGCATAACCAGCGGTTGATACTCAATCCCAACTGGCAAGGTGCTACTCAAGATGTGGTCGATATTGAGAATCAAGCAATTCAAAGACAGCAAGCAGCAGAAAGACGTGAACAGGCGCTTCAGCAACAAAGAGAAGCAGCAGCGCGGAAAGccgaggaaattgaaaagCGGCGCGCTCAGGTCACTCGGGGTACTCGAGGCACCCGCGGAACTACGAGGGGTACAGTTCGAACTATGGGCTTAGGAAGAATACCCAGTGTTAGCACAACCCGCCCGGCAATACGGGGGTCTACGACAACAACCCAACGGCCAGCCAGCGGGATAGCACGAGGGAGTGGGATTTCTCGCGGTCGGGGGAAGATCTAG
- a CDS encoding RNA recognition motif family protein, protein MASTPPPPSPSELRVPRAPRHGAKHDNYEPYPTRYSARLAGQRASRIVQTTPPPSHPSASAKPGATKRTLSPSSPGAVKPSPKKAARSHRTAASRISPFDSELALPRTSAHHTSRSTAEQALPTPAKTPSKKKVINSNSSTSRSLFPFTSTPKRRKMDTPKHYAAESPAIFVDEPLTGYTMKAAEQELGISIHEDSRDRIPVIGPLSTDSFISKTGRAVGRPATRSTTSHTNGAYYVHRGKKIFKRFDDMEDEAEDEDDLGLFANRPDLLADNPDILKSVKPLKRGEIKPRLLFSPPVQPTDGDEEEVTDVEDHEPMSPTPAYEDQACLTASTLPDPSIPSFESEDLSVVRSSPAGRAGLRFPRPAVGDVSPSQPSSFSEDLSFGDSAEDQTRSRGLSVSSGSGLLKYWPSVSRKTREVEAGSDRVKRLREARGSPAPRTRHALRAEGSGEASAAGPSTSDS, encoded by the exons ATGGCGTcgacaccaccaccgccatcACCGTCTGAGCTTCGCGTACCCAGAGCGCCGCGACATGGGGCAAAGCACGACAACTATGAACCTTACCCTACACGTTACTCTGCGAGACTTGCAGGTCAACGAGCGTCAAGGATTGTCCAAACTACGCCGCCCCCAAGTCATCCTAGCGCATCTGCCAAACCTGGAGCAACTAAAAGGACTCTTTCACCCTCTTCGCCTGGCGCTGTCAAACCCTCGCCCAAAAAGGCTGCACGCTCTCACAGAACAGCTGCCTCCCGAATTTCTCCCTTTGATTCGGAACTGGCCCTTCCCCGCACTTCTGCACACCACACCTCCCGATCCACTGCAGAACAGGCTTTACCTACCCCAGCTAAGACCCCTTCGAAGAAGAAGGTGATCAATTCTAATTCTTCTACGTCTCGCTCTCTGTTTCCTTTCACTTCCACGCCCAAACGCAGAAAAATGGACACACCAAAACACTATGCCGCTGAATCCCCGGCAATCTTTGTCGATGAGCCTTTAACAGGGTACACAATGAAAGCTGCGGAACAAGAATTGGGTATCTCCATCCATGAGGACTCACGTGATCGCATCCCTGTGATCGGTCCACTCTCGACTGATTCGTTTATTTCCAAGACTGGAAGAGCAGTCGGACGACCTGCCACTCGTTCTACCACCAGCCACACCAATGGAGCTTATTATGTCCA CCGCGGTAAAAAGATATTCAAGCGCTTTGATGACATGGAAGATGAggccgaggatgaagatgacctTGGCCTTTTCGCCAACCGCCCTGACCTGCTGGCCGATAACCCTGATATTCTCAAGAGCGTAAAGCCTTTGAAGCGTGGCGAAATCAAACCTCGTCTCCTCTTTTCTCCTCCCGTTCAGCCTACCGATGgtgacgaggaggaagtcACCGATGTCGAAGATCACGAGCCAATGTCTCCAACTCCGGCTTACGAAGATCAAGCATGTCTGACTGCTTCCACCTTGCCAGATCCATCTATCCCCTCATTTGAATCCGAAGACTTGTCTGTCGTTCGCTCTTCCCCCGCTGGACGTGCTGGCCTTCGTTTCCCTCGCCCTGCTGTAGGCGATGTGTCACCTTCCCAAccctcttctttctctgaGGACCTAAGTTTCGGCGATTCCGCCGAGGACCAGACTCGGTCACGAGGTCTCTCTGTCAGCAGTGGCAGCGGTCTCCTGAAGTACTGGCCGTCTGTCAGCAGGAAGACACGGGAGGTTGAGGCCGGCAGCGACCGTGTGAAGCGCCTCCGCGAGGCCCGTGGTAGTCCTGCCCCACGCACCCGACATGCCCTGCGAGCAGAAGGTTCAGGAGAGGCTTCGGCTGCTGGGCCATCTACGTCCGATTCCTAG
- a CDS encoding Protein phosphatase 2C, with product MQGFVDLDDSIIKTAPGTSKSADSFQDKIKKMAPAYAGSCALLSLYDPITSPLHVACTGDSRAVLGQKGSDGKWAEIPLSVDQTGSNEEETTRISKEHPGEENIAKGGRVLGLMVSRAFGDSLWKWPLDFQKEMTHKYNGPAPLTPRYDVRIPPYLTAEPVVTSTKIDPDKPSFLIMATDGLWDHLSSEQGVELSGSWLEPKGKEKKSLPETTDEAFDFDRFWKDVSWKFEEGGTTIQDDNAAVHLMRNSLGENHHELTAGRLAFGPPFSRQMRDDITVQVVLFNAQK from the coding sequence TCCATTATCAAGACTGCACCGGGAACGTCTAAGAGCGCCGACTCATTCCAAGACAAGATTAAGAAAATGGCTCCCGCTTATGCTGGTTCATGCGCTCTGTTATCTCTGTACGATCCCATCACAAGTCCGCTGCACGTTGCGTGTACGGGGGACTCAAGAGCAGTTCTGGGACAAAAAGGGTCAGACGGAAAGTGGGCAGAAATTCCCTTGTCAGTAGACCAAACTGGCAGCAACGAAGAAGAGACCACCCGCATTTCCAAGGAGCACCCTGGCGAGGAAAACATCGCCAAAGGTGGACGGGTGCTTGGGCTCATGGTCTCTCGGGCATTTGGTGACAGTCTGTGGAAGTGGCCTCTGGATTTCCAGAAAGAAATGACGCACAAATACAATGGGCCAGCGCCCCTAACGCCCCGGTATGATGTTCGCATACCTCCATACTTGACAGCTGAGCCGGTTGTGACAAGCACCAAAATCGATCCCGACAAGCCCTCATTCTTGATTATGGCAACGGACGGACTGTGGGATCATCTCTCTAGTGAGCAAGGTGTCGAGTTGTCAGGGAGCTGGTTGGAACCGAAAGggaaggagaaaaagagCTTACCAGAGACAACAGATGAAGCATTTGACTTTGACAGATTTTGGAAAGATGTGAGTTGGAAGTTTGAGGAAGGGGGAACAACTATACAAGATGATAATGCTGCAGTACATCTGATGCGCAACTCCCTTGGTGAAAATCACCACGAGTTGACAGCAGGCCGGCTTGCATTTGGCCCTCCTTTCTCTCGACAGATGAGGGATGATATCACTGTGCAGGTTGTTTTGTTTAATGCTCAAAAGTGA
- a CDS encoding DASH complex subunit duo1: MNFAPYQDQSPELERALSPPQPDGHRISPILHSPRPSADLPSPNHFASGGHGNTGFGRDIEGGHVSLGAFETSLPIRMDIEAALAYLLLPPAGGVFLLLAEHKSDYVRFHAWQSSMLFATMFIIHLLFCWSSFLSWTLFIVDIALIGFLSMHAYQDVDTLDHFEVPLFGHLANSFVDDE; encoded by the exons ATGAACTTCGCACCCTATCAAGACCAATCACCGGAGCTTGAACGCGCTCTGTCTCCTCCCCAGCCAGATGGTCACCGAATATCCCCAATCCTCCACTCACCGCGACCCTCGGCCGACCTACCCTCCCCCAATCACTTTGCTAGCGGCGGACATGGCAACACTGGCTTCGGACGGGACATCGAGGGTGGTCATGTGAGCTTAGGGGCTTTTGAAACCAGTCTTCCGATTCGCATGGACATTGAAGCAGCGCTGGCGTATCTGCTTCTGCCTCCCGCGGGAGGTGTGTTTCTGCTACTAGCTGAACACAAGAGCGACTATGTGCG ATTTCATGCTTGGCAATCGAGCATGTTGTTTGCTACCATGTTT ATCATCCACCTACTGTTCTGCTGGTCGAGCTTCCTCTCCTGGACATTGTTCATTGTTGATATTGCATTGATTGGCTTCCTTAGCATGCATGCTTACCAAGATG TTGACACTTTGGACCACTTTGAGGTCCCTCTCTTTGGCCATCTGGCTAACTCCTTTGTTGATGATGAATGA
- a CDS encoding Beta-glucuronidase, with the protein MWSPKFTLLGPFSSSAREGLYRDSKPITILKPQRDTPPVPNNIQTFCVENSFFRGYAGNKSHPNEEKSLLANFRIATGVQLTVRVGSTSQLCLDPLGDVLSLISGIDKRT; encoded by the coding sequence ATGTGGTCTCCAAAGTTCACACTATTGGGCCCATTCTCCTCTTCAGCCAGGGAGGGACTTTACCGCGACAGCAAACCCATTACTATCCTCAAACCGCAGCGGGATACTCCCCCTGTGCCTAATAACATCCAGACTTTCTGTGTTGAAAATTCCTTCTTCCGTGGTTATGCTGGAAACAAATCTCACCCTAATGAAGAGAAGAGTCTTCTAGCCAACTTCAGGATTGCCACTGGCGTACAGCTGACAGTGCGAGTCGGAAGTACATCTCAATTGTGTCTTGATCCATTGGGAGATGTCCTGTCCTTGATCAGCGGAATCGATAAACGCACATAG